The Kitasatospora sp. NBC_00374 genome has a segment encoding these proteins:
- a CDS encoding RICIN domain-containing protein, with protein sequence MPGSPPRPHRGAAAVAAVVAALLMAALSLAGASPASASTTLCGRTDSVKVSGGKYVVQNNEWGDSIEQCIDVNDDGFKVTKGWHNVSTGGAPAAYPSVYAGCHYGNCSSGNGLPLQVSAFDNPQSSVDFSTADGQWDAAYDIWFDTRANPSGQNNGEEMMIWANHAGPPSPFGAKVATVWIEGANWDVWYGRQDNGVAWNTVSYVRQQPTDTITVNIKDFTNDSISRGYLSPSWYMTSVQFGFEPWVGGPGLAVNSFSYDSNGSGGGGTSGTVTGRQSGRCLDLKSWGTADGTPVQLWDCGTGWNQKWTRTGGTLVNPQSGKCLDVAAGSTSNGANVQLWSCNGTGAQQWQFNANGTVVNPASGKCLDAGGSGNGALLQIWDCYGAGTQTNQVWTLT encoded by the coding sequence ATGCCCGGATCCCCTCCCAGGCCGCACCGCGGAGCCGCAGCGGTCGCGGCGGTCGTGGCCGCGCTGCTCATGGCCGCCCTCTCCCTGGCCGGCGCCTCGCCGGCGTCCGCGAGCACCACCCTCTGCGGCCGGACCGACAGCGTGAAGGTCTCGGGCGGAAAGTACGTCGTCCAGAACAACGAGTGGGGCGACTCGATCGAGCAGTGCATCGACGTGAACGATGACGGCTTCAAGGTCACCAAGGGCTGGCACAACGTCTCCACCGGCGGCGCGCCCGCGGCATACCCGTCGGTCTACGCCGGCTGCCACTACGGCAACTGCTCCAGCGGCAACGGCCTGCCGCTGCAGGTGTCGGCCTTCGACAATCCGCAGTCCAGCGTCGACTTCTCGACCGCTGACGGGCAGTGGGACGCCGCGTACGACATCTGGTTCGACACCCGCGCCAACCCTTCGGGCCAGAACAACGGCGAAGAGATGATGATCTGGGCCAACCACGCCGGGCCGCCCTCGCCGTTCGGCGCCAAGGTCGCCACCGTCTGGATCGAGGGCGCCAACTGGGACGTGTGGTACGGCCGCCAGGACAACGGCGTCGCCTGGAACACCGTCTCCTACGTCCGTCAGCAGCCCACCGACACGATCACGGTGAACATCAAGGACTTCACCAACGACTCGATCAGCCGCGGCTATCTGTCGCCGTCGTGGTACATGACCAGCGTGCAATTCGGCTTCGAGCCCTGGGTCGGCGGCCCCGGCCTGGCCGTGAACTCCTTCTCCTACGATTCCAACGGCTCCGGCGGCGGTGGTACGTCCGGCACGGTCACCGGCCGGCAGAGCGGCCGCTGCCTGGACCTCAAGAGCTGGGGCACGGCCGACGGCACCCCGGTCCAGCTGTGGGACTGCGGAACCGGCTGGAACCAGAAGTGGACGCGGACCGGCGGCACCCTCGTCAACCCGCAGTCCGGCAAGTGCCTCGACGTGGCCGCCGGTTCCACGAGCAACGGCGCCAACGTGCAGCTCTGGTCGTGCAACGGCACCGGCGCCCAGCAGTGGCAGTTCAACGCCAACGGCACCGTCGTCAACCCCGCGTCCGGCAAGTGCCTGGACGCCGGCGGCTCCGGGAACGGTGCCCTCCTGCAGATCTGGGACTGCTACGGCGCCGGAACCCAGACCAACCAGGTCTGGACGCTGACATAG
- a CDS encoding LuxR C-terminal-related transcriptional regulator, translating to MLEMLGLDTAAEAVYRTMLTDPHLGVAQLCAHLALPEGQVREALDQLANLTLLRQSLDNPGGLRAISPEIALEVVLRRQEEDVARRQQELATQKAAAARAVAEYAHLRPDTLAEVSQRLVGLDAIQSRLEVLAKELTGECLSVMPGGAQSGASLQASQPLDEDAMGRGVHLLTLYQDSVRNDTATFAYAQWMTERGAEVRTAPVLPPRLLIFDRQVAVVPIDPANTRLGALCTREPAVIATLVAMFEQAWETAVPLGTDAGRDTRTGLDTTEKQLLRLLSTGLTDETVAKRLGVSLRTVRRQMAALMERLNASSRFEAGLKAAQHGWL from the coding sequence ATGCTGGAGATGCTGGGGCTGGATACGGCTGCCGAGGCCGTCTATCGAACGATGCTCACCGACCCGCACCTCGGCGTGGCGCAGCTGTGTGCGCACCTGGCCCTGCCGGAGGGCCAGGTGCGCGAGGCCCTCGACCAGCTCGCCAACCTCACCCTCCTGCGCCAGTCCCTCGACAACCCGGGGGGCTTGCGGGCGATCAGCCCGGAGATCGCCCTGGAGGTGGTCCTGCGGCGCCAGGAGGAGGACGTCGCCCGCCGCCAGCAGGAGCTCGCCACCCAGAAGGCCGCCGCCGCTCGCGCGGTTGCCGAGTACGCACATCTGCGGCCCGACACCCTCGCCGAGGTCTCGCAACGGCTGGTCGGGCTGGACGCCATCCAATCGCGGTTGGAGGTCCTGGCCAAGGAGTTGACCGGTGAGTGCCTGTCGGTGATGCCGGGCGGCGCCCAGTCCGGGGCCAGCCTGCAGGCATCGCAACCTCTCGACGAGGACGCGATGGGGCGTGGCGTCCATCTTCTGACGCTCTATCAGGACAGTGTGCGCAACGACACCGCCACCTTCGCCTACGCGCAGTGGATGACCGAACGGGGCGCAGAGGTACGCACCGCCCCCGTCCTACCGCCGCGTCTGCTGATCTTCGACCGGCAGGTCGCCGTGGTGCCGATCGACCCCGCCAACACCCGCCTGGGTGCTCTGTGCACCCGGGAGCCTGCCGTCATCGCCACCTTGGTCGCCATGTTCGAGCAGGCCTGGGAGACAGCTGTTCCCCTCGGCACCGACGCCGGCCGCGACACCCGGACCGGGCTGGACACAACCGAGAAGCAACTGCTGAGGCTCCTCTCCACCGGCCTGACCGACGAAACGGTGGCCAAACGGCTGGGCGTCTCCCTGCGGACCGTCCGTCGGCAGATGGCCGCGCTCATGGAACGCCTCAACGCCAGCAGCCGCTTCGAAGCGGGCCTCAAAGCCGCCCAACACGGCTGGCTCTGA
- a CDS encoding FG-GAP-like repeat-containing protein, whose translation MNVRPTSLKRLKKAGLAAVVAAAAITGLAVVPAHASAASIATTANAEVGNGPCAHGGYESGAGGQTSSCGSGGGQSHAWCSDFVGWVWAQNGAAHLGDLDDRAASVYEYGKRYGTLHNTPQVGDAVVYNYSASAAYADHVALVTAVGGGSVTIVGGNEGHSSGHTEGIVQRESTSSYAVGDAPWGQTISGYISPVGVSNADITGDGKADLMVLSTDGTIGRRVGNGTSFGGSTTVSAGWQNYLGHAGQGKLYFADINGDGKKDLVVLGTDGTIGVRLNNGDGSSFGASTTVSSGWQNYLGQPGQGRLTFPDINGDGKADLVIQSTDGTIATHLGSGTSFGANLPLSLGWQNYLSQAGQGRLTFPDINGDGKADLVIQGTDGTIATHLGSGTSFGANLPLSAGWQNYLSQPGQGRLTFPDINGDGKADLVIQGTDGTVATHLGSGTSFGANLPLSAGWQNYLGQAGQGDLYFE comes from the coding sequence ATGAACGTTCGCCCCACCAGCCTCAAGCGCCTCAAGAAGGCCGGCCTCGCGGCGGTCGTGGCCGCCGCTGCCATCACCGGCCTGGCCGTGGTCCCGGCCCACGCCAGCGCGGCCTCGATCGCCACGACCGCGAACGCCGAGGTCGGCAACGGGCCCTGTGCCCACGGTGGTTACGAGTCCGGTGCGGGAGGCCAGACCTCCAGCTGTGGCAGCGGTGGCGGCCAGTCCCACGCCTGGTGCTCGGACTTCGTCGGCTGGGTCTGGGCGCAGAACGGCGCTGCCCACCTGGGCGACCTCGACGACCGTGCCGCCAGTGTCTACGAGTACGGCAAGCGGTACGGCACCCTTCACAACACCCCCCAGGTGGGCGACGCGGTCGTCTACAACTACAGCGCCTCCGCCGCCTATGCCGACCATGTCGCACTGGTCACGGCAGTGGGCGGCGGATCGGTCACCATCGTCGGCGGCAACGAGGGACACTCCAGCGGCCACACCGAAGGCATAGTCCAGCGCGAGAGCACCAGCAGCTACGCCGTCGGCGACGCCCCCTGGGGCCAGACCATCAGCGGCTACATCTCGCCTGTCGGAGTCTCCAACGCCGACATCACTGGTGACGGCAAGGCGGACCTGATGGTGCTGAGCACCGACGGGACGATCGGGCGGCGGGTCGGCAACGGGACGAGCTTCGGTGGCAGCACCACGGTGAGCGCGGGGTGGCAGAACTATCTCGGCCATGCGGGGCAGGGCAAGCTCTACTTCGCGGACATCAACGGTGACGGTAAGAAGGACCTGGTCGTGCTGGGTACCGACGGCACGATCGGGGTGCGGCTGAACAACGGTGACGGGTCGAGCTTCGGGGCGAGCACCACGGTCAGCTCGGGTTGGCAGAACTACCTCGGCCAGCCGGGCCAGGGCCGGTTGACCTTCCCCGACATCAACGGTGACGGCAAGGCAGACCTGGTGATCCAGAGCACCGACGGTACGATCGCCACCCACCTGGGCAGCGGTACCAGCTTCGGTGCGAACCTTCCGCTCAGCTTGGGTTGGCAGAACTACCTCAGCCAGGCAGGCCAGGGCCGACTGACCTTCCCCGACATCAACGGTGACGGCAAGGCCGACCTGGTCATCCAGGGCACCGACGGCACGATCGCCACCCACCTGGGCAGCGGTACCAGCTTCGGCGCCAACCTCCCGCTCTCGGCGGGGTGGCAGAACTACCTCAGCCAGCCGGGCCAGGGCCGACTGACCTTCCCCGACATCAACGGTGACGGCAAGGCCGACCTGGTCATCCAGGGCACCGACGGCACCGTCGCCACCCACCTGGGCAGCGGTACCAGCTTCGGCGCCAACCTCCCGCTGAGCGCCGGTTGGCAGAACTACCTCGGCCAGGCCGGCCAGGGCGACCTCTACTTCGAATAA
- a CDS encoding transglycosylase family protein encodes MPISLRARKSLLALAAGSLSVLPLVGSTTAQAASVSTWDKVASCESGGVWDINTGNGYYGGLQFNAGTWSSYGGTGYAARADLATKQQQILIAEKVLAAQGEGAWPTCGPSAGLGSDHAAPYPSGPTGTADITGDGKADLMVLSTDGTIGRRVGNGTSFGGSTTVSAGWQNYLGHAGQGKLYFADINGDGRKDLVVLGTDGTIGVRLNNGDGSSFGASTTVSSGWQNYLGQPGQGRLTFPDINGDGKADLVIQGTDGTIATHLGSGTSFGANLPLSSGWQNYLSQAGQGRLTFPDINGDGKADLVIQGTDGTIATHLGSGTSFGANLPLSAGWQNYLSQPGQGRLFFADINGDNKADLLIQGTDGTVATHLGSGTSFGANLPLSAGWQNYLGQAGQGDLYFE; translated from the coding sequence GTGCCGATATCGCTTCGCGCCCGCAAGTCCCTGCTCGCCCTGGCCGCCGGCTCGCTCAGCGTGCTGCCGCTCGTCGGCTCCACCACCGCGCAGGCCGCCTCCGTCAGCACCTGGGACAAGGTCGCCAGTTGCGAGAGCGGCGGCGTCTGGGACATCAACACCGGCAACGGATACTACGGTGGCCTGCAGTTCAACGCCGGTACGTGGAGCTCCTACGGCGGAACCGGCTACGCGGCCCGGGCGGATCTGGCGACCAAACAGCAGCAGATACTCATCGCCGAGAAGGTCCTCGCCGCCCAGGGTGAGGGCGCCTGGCCCACCTGCGGACCATCGGCCGGGCTCGGCAGCGACCACGCCGCCCCCTACCCCAGCGGCCCCACCGGTACGGCGGACATCACTGGTGACGGCAAGGCGGACCTGATGGTGCTGAGCACCGACGGGACGATCGGGCGGCGGGTCGGCAACGGGACGAGCTTCGGTGGCAGCACCACGGTGAGCGCGGGGTGGCAGAACTATCTCGGCCATGCGGGGCAGGGCAAGCTCTACTTCGCGGACATCAACGGTGACGGTAGGAAGGACCTGGTCGTGCTGGGTACCGACGGCACGATCGGGGTGCGGCTGAACAACGGTGACGGGTCGAGCTTCGGGGCGAGCACCACGGTCAGCTCGGGTTGGCAGAACTACCTCGGCCAGCCGGGCCAGGGCCGGTTGACCTTCCCCGACATCAACGGTGACGGCAAGGCCGACCTGGTGATCCAGGGCACCGACGGTACGATCGCCACCCACCTGGGTAGCGGTACCAGCTTCGGTGCGAACCTTCCGCTCAGCTCGGGTTGGCAGAACTACCTCAGCCAGGCAGGCCAGGGCCGACTGACCTTCCCCGACATCAACGGCGACGGCAAGGCCGACCTGGTCATCCAGGGCACCGACGGCACGATCGCCACCCACCTGGGCAGCGGTACCAGCTTCGGCGCCAACCTCCCGCTGAGCGCCGGTTGGCAGAACTACCTCAGCCAGCCGGGCCAGGGGCGGCTCTTCTTCGCCGACATCAACGGCGACAACAAGGCCGACCTGCTCATCCAGGGCACCGACGGCACCGTCGCCACCCACCTGGGCAGTGGTACCAGCTTCGGCGCCAACCTCCCGCTGTCGGCGGGGTGGCAGAACTACCTCGGCCAGGCCGGCCAGGGCGACCTCTACTTCGAGTAA
- a CDS encoding TNT domain-containing protein: MAAALPLTFLAAAGDAAAAAPARATSPRSLPTDCPNLLPPDDPTVYYCGRPELGPTVLPAAGPVAELLKGYRRFGGLQPTQFLDWYRSGDQWKYPDNRGFAELNGVLDMHQQTMEPGGLLDRFGADTGKYLADGGTPYARRALPPDSLNGTGNSYHCYVVNRDFRVQEGHIAAGFAQPGFGHQQWLDPTLKPSDFNDSETYNVANLLKHEYLKDAAPEQCVGTHNGS, encoded by the coding sequence ATGGCTGCCGCGCTACCGCTGACGTTCCTTGCCGCTGCCGGTGACGCCGCTGCCGCCGCGCCCGCCCGTGCGACCTCCCCCCGCAGCCTGCCGACGGACTGTCCCAACCTCCTCCCGCCCGACGATCCGACCGTCTACTACTGCGGCCGCCCCGAACTCGGTCCGACCGTCCTGCCCGCAGCGGGACCGGTGGCGGAACTGCTGAAGGGCTACCGTCGTTTCGGCGGTCTGCAGCCGACCCAGTTCCTCGACTGGTACCGCAGCGGTGACCAGTGGAAGTACCCCGACAACCGGGGCTTCGCCGAGCTGAACGGCGTCCTCGACATGCACCAGCAGACGATGGAGCCCGGCGGGCTCCTGGACCGCTTCGGAGCCGACACCGGCAAGTACCTCGCGGACGGCGGGACTCCGTACGCCAGGCGCGCCCTGCCGCCGGACTCGCTCAACGGCACCGGGAACAGCTACCACTGCTACGTGGTGAACCGTGATTTCCGCGTCCAGGAGGGCCACATCGCAGCCGGCTTCGCCCAGCCCGGGTTCGGCCACCAGCAGTGGCTCGACCCCACTCTCAAGCCGTCCGACTTCAATGACTCCGAGACCTACAACGTCGCCAACCTCCTCAAGCACGAATACCTCAAGGACGCTGCACCCGAGCAGTGCGTTGGCACCCACAACGGCTCCTGA
- a CDS encoding alpha/beta fold hydrolase, whose amino-acid sequence MMSLRPPHHRRAARRLLATWAGATAGVLVAGLAAIPAQAESGAGAPLGTVARTEGHARYEPGPCPRTADPAPAVEGARCGTLTVPENRARPNGRKITLGVEIVPAASGRPAPDPVVWFAGGPGDDAVSEIRLAIDGGLNRDRDVIFMSQRGTYSADPALTCPNIDQFNADALGLVYGAPSTGRLHVEATRACRDRLASHGADLSAYNGTESAADYADLRVALGIRQWNVFGISYGTDLALLYMRRHPQGLRSVGIDGVLPPSLAGGAVTWKAAREGFDGLFQACAQQSACNDRYPDLKATFERLVDELEARPITTTVTVAGHPAPVKVVLDGGVLVNWLVSATHLAAGVPRSIDELAHGNPQRIAEQWAGGKLSPQAVGRVSHGLAYGVFCSEWTPFESQDDVIRAGRRAFPSFPRSVLANAPMLAFLHADCRAWDVPAAPRSIRDVTRSDIPTLVLSGGFDAQTAPSSGPYAARTLSRSTEVTVPYVAHVVFADSPCAQTITRSFLNAPTAPDTGCLAGLRPPRFEIAP is encoded by the coding sequence ATGATGTCCCTTCGCCCGCCCCACCACCGGCGCGCCGCGCGACGGCTCCTGGCCACGTGGGCCGGGGCCACCGCCGGGGTGCTCGTCGCCGGCCTCGCCGCGATCCCCGCCCAGGCCGAGTCCGGCGCCGGGGCGCCGCTCGGCACGGTCGCCCGGACCGAGGGCCACGCCCGCTACGAGCCGGGCCCCTGCCCGCGGACGGCGGACCCGGCCCCCGCTGTCGAGGGTGCCCGCTGCGGGACGCTCACCGTGCCCGAGAACCGTGCCCGGCCCAACGGACGGAAGATCACCCTCGGAGTCGAGATCGTGCCCGCGGCCTCCGGCAGACCGGCGCCCGACCCGGTCGTGTGGTTCGCCGGCGGGCCCGGCGACGACGCGGTCTCCGAGATCCGGCTGGCGATCGACGGCGGCCTGAACCGCGACCGCGACGTGATCTTCATGTCCCAGCGCGGGACCTACTCGGCCGACCCGGCGCTCACCTGCCCGAACATCGACCAGTTCAACGCGGACGCCCTCGGCCTCGTCTACGGTGCGCCGTCCACCGGGCGCCTGCACGTCGAGGCGACGCGGGCATGCCGCGACCGGCTGGCGAGCCACGGGGCCGACCTCAGCGCCTACAACGGCACCGAGAGCGCCGCCGACTACGCCGACCTGCGCGTCGCACTGGGCATCAGGCAGTGGAACGTGTTCGGCATCTCCTACGGCACCGACCTGGCGCTCCTCTACATGCGCCGGCACCCGCAGGGCCTGCGGTCGGTCGGCATCGACGGCGTCCTACCGCCGTCCCTGGCCGGCGGGGCGGTGACCTGGAAGGCCGCACGCGAGGGCTTCGACGGCCTGTTCCAGGCCTGCGCGCAGCAGAGCGCCTGCAACGACCGCTATCCGGACCTGAAGGCCACCTTCGAGCGCCTCGTCGATGAGCTCGAGGCCCGGCCGATCACCACCACCGTCACGGTCGCGGGCCACCCGGCGCCGGTGAAGGTCGTGCTGGACGGCGGAGTCCTGGTGAACTGGCTGGTCTCCGCCACCCACCTGGCGGCCGGAGTGCCCCGCTCCATCGACGAGCTGGCCCACGGCAACCCGCAGCGGATCGCCGAGCAGTGGGCGGGGGGCAAGCTCAGCCCCCAGGCCGTCGGGAGAGTCTCCCACGGGCTCGCCTACGGTGTCTTCTGCAGCGAGTGGACACCGTTCGAGAGCCAGGACGACGTGATCCGGGCTGGGCGGCGCGCGTTCCCGTCGTTCCCCCGGTCGGTGCTGGCCAACGCTCCGATGCTCGCCTTCCTCCATGCGGACTGCCGTGCCTGGGACGTTCCCGCCGCACCGCGTTCGATCCGGGACGTGACGCGCAGCGACATCCCGACCCTCGTGCTGTCAGGCGGGTTCGACGCCCAGACCGCACCGAGCAGCGGGCCGTACGCCGCCCGCACGCTGAGCCGGTCCACCGAGGTCACGGTCCCCTACGTCGCCCACGTGGTCTTCGCCGACTCGCCGTGCGCGCAGACGATCACCCGCTCGTTCCTCAACGCGCCGACCGCGCCGGACACCGGCTGCCTCGCGGGCCTGCGGCCGCCCCGGTTCGAGATCGCGCCGTAG
- a CDS encoding alpha/beta fold hydrolase yields MPENRARHGGRIIRLAVAIIPAASAQPAEDPVVFMEGGPGGDAFGAIPFLVASGVNRDRDLIVMAQRGGLYSQPNLACPEVDRFNADSVGLRYDAPSTGRLLVRATKECRDRLTADGIELSAYNTTENAADFADLRTALGIKQWNVYGYSYGTDLALTYLRRHPQGIRSVAIDSVSPPQIVSLPWTWDSAQEGINAIFAACEAQPRCRSRYPDLPRTLTEQVRRLEAHPLTLTVQPPGGGNPVTVVLDGGALVNLLVTDGAAVPSVDVPAALDELAHGHPERLAQARAAGATPVIGEFAQGLTNSVACAEWVPGFSESDVLKAGRRAFPGWPDTVLAHAPQLPFEYDVCRAWNVPDRTAVQRVATYSKVPTLIISGTFDAKTGASWGPYTGRTLSRSTAVQIPGIGHFVVPQSPCAQSVLASFLTRPAAPDTGCVAGLAPKPFTITPDPETS; encoded by the coding sequence GTGCCGGAGAACCGCGCACGACACGGCGGGCGGATCATCCGGCTGGCCGTCGCGATCATCCCGGCCGCGTCGGCGCAGCCGGCCGAGGACCCGGTGGTGTTCATGGAGGGGGGCCCCGGAGGCGACGCGTTCGGGGCCATTCCCTTCCTGGTCGCCTCCGGGGTGAACCGGGATCGCGATCTGATCGTCATGGCCCAGCGAGGTGGGCTCTACTCGCAGCCGAACCTCGCCTGCCCGGAGGTCGACCGGTTCAACGCGGACTCCGTGGGGCTGCGCTACGACGCGCCGTCGACCGGGCGGCTCCTGGTGCGCGCCACGAAGGAGTGCAGAGACCGTCTGACGGCCGACGGCATCGAGCTGAGCGCCTACAACACCACCGAGAACGCCGCGGACTTCGCCGACCTGCGCACGGCGCTGGGCATCAAGCAGTGGAACGTCTACGGGTACTCCTACGGCACCGACCTGGCCCTCACCTACCTGCGCCGGCACCCCCAGGGGATCCGCTCGGTGGCGATCGACTCGGTCTCACCGCCGCAGATCGTGAGCCTGCCCTGGACCTGGGACAGCGCCCAGGAAGGGATCAACGCGATCTTCGCGGCGTGCGAGGCCCAGCCCCGCTGCAGGAGCCGGTACCCGGACCTCCCGCGCACGCTGACCGAGCAGGTCCGCCGCCTCGAGGCGCACCCCCTCACGCTGACGGTGCAGCCACCGGGGGGAGGAAACCCGGTGACGGTCGTCCTCGACGGGGGCGCGCTGGTGAACCTGCTGGTCACCGACGGTGCCGCCGTGCCGTCCGTCGACGTCCCCGCGGCGCTCGACGAACTCGCCCACGGACACCCCGAGCGCCTCGCGCAGGCCCGGGCCGCCGGCGCGACGCCCGTCATCGGCGAGTTCGCCCAAGGGCTGACGAACTCGGTGGCCTGCGCCGAGTGGGTGCCGGGCTTCTCGGAGTCCGACGTGCTGAAGGCGGGGCGCCGGGCGTTCCCCGGATGGCCGGACACGGTCCTGGCCCACGCGCCGCAGCTTCCCTTCGAGTACGACGTGTGCCGTGCCTGGAACGTCCCGGACCGCACCGCCGTCCAGCGGGTGGCCACGTACAGCAAGGTGCCGACGCTCATCATCTCCGGAACCTTCGACGCGAAGACCGGGGCGAGCTGGGGGCCGTACACGGGCCGGACGCTGTCCCGCTCGACCGCCGTGCAGATTCCCGGGATCGGCCACTTCGTGGTCCCCCAGTCGCCCTGCGCGCAGAGCGTCCTGGCGTCCTTCCTTACGCGTCCGGCCGCGCCCGACACCGGTTGCGTGGCAGGGCTCGCGCCGAAACCGTTCACCATCACCCCTGACCCGGAGACCTCATGA
- a CDS encoding response regulator produces MTIRILIADDEALLRMAFSTVLEAQPDMTPVGEAADGIQAIRLARELRPDVVLMDVRMPGTDGIEATRQVIRISPQSRVLILTTFDLDEYAFAGLNAGASGFLLKNTRPEELLTAIRSVAAGDAVVSPRITRRLLENLRPHIPDGSSPGRDERLSRLSAREREVLIHVGCGLSNTEIAATLYLAEATVKSHLGRILQKLELRDRIQAVIFAYESRLIRPA; encoded by the coding sequence ATGACGATCCGCATCCTGATCGCCGACGACGAAGCGCTGCTCCGGATGGCCTTCAGCACGGTCCTGGAGGCCCAGCCCGACATGACACCGGTCGGCGAAGCCGCGGACGGCATCCAGGCCATACGCCTCGCCCGGGAACTGCGCCCCGATGTCGTCCTCATGGACGTCCGGATGCCCGGGACCGACGGGATCGAGGCGACCCGGCAGGTCATCCGGATCTCCCCGCAGAGCAGAGTGCTGATCCTCACCACCTTCGACCTGGATGAATACGCCTTCGCCGGACTCAACGCCGGAGCCTCGGGCTTCCTGCTGAAAAACACCAGGCCCGAGGAATTGCTCACCGCGATACGCAGCGTGGCCGCGGGCGACGCGGTGGTCTCCCCGCGGATCACCCGCCGCCTGCTGGAAAACCTCCGCCCGCACATCCCCGACGGCAGCAGCCCCGGCCGCGACGAGCGGCTGAGCCGGCTCAGCGCCCGTGAGCGCGAAGTGCTCATCCACGTGGGCTGCGGCCTGTCCAACACCGAGATCGCGGCCACCCTGTACCTCGCGGAGGCGACCGTGAAGTCCCATCTGGGGCGAATCCTGCAAAAGCTCGAACTCCGCGACCGGATACAGGCCGTGATCTTCGCCTACGAAAGCCGCCTCATCCGCCCGGCATGA
- a CDS encoding sensor histidine kinase: MVWDSLLPALLLLNIMTTRAPHELPVALGLTAALALPLVWRRRAPITVFGAVAAAAFVQWLMDVQLPADIALLVALYTAAANSDRRGRLVAGAIVEAGVLLACLRWAAEGAFLTLFVAVTAMVVAAAVLGVNVRTTRAYLAALEERAARLEQQQEQQARLAVAEERTRITREMHDIVTHNLSVMVALTDAAVYAQHRSPDKATTAMLQISETGRQALTDMRRSLGILRTDEPDAERHPLPGIAQLETLADQMCAAGLPTRVEVQGGHTHIPATAQLTVYRLVQEALTNTLKHTPTGTPAKVRIQCSTESVTVDVTDSGPCPPLPGATPSGHGIPGMRERSAAYGGKLQAGPFPGGGWRVRTRLLLGSSGSASA, translated from the coding sequence ATGGTGTGGGACTCACTGTTGCCTGCGCTGCTCCTGCTCAACATCATGACCACCCGCGCGCCGCACGAGCTCCCGGTGGCTCTGGGCCTCACCGCCGCCCTCGCGCTGCCCCTGGTGTGGCGGCGCCGGGCCCCGATCACGGTGTTCGGCGCCGTGGCAGCCGCGGCATTCGTCCAGTGGCTGATGGACGTCCAACTGCCGGCGGACATCGCCCTGCTGGTGGCTCTCTACACGGCGGCCGCGAACTCGGACCGGCGCGGCAGGCTTGTCGCCGGTGCCATCGTGGAGGCAGGGGTCCTTCTGGCCTGCCTGCGCTGGGCGGCGGAAGGCGCATTCCTGACCCTCTTCGTCGCGGTGACCGCGATGGTCGTTGCCGCCGCCGTCCTGGGTGTGAATGTGCGGACCACGCGCGCCTACCTCGCGGCCCTGGAGGAACGGGCCGCACGCCTGGAGCAACAACAGGAGCAGCAGGCGCGACTGGCCGTCGCCGAGGAGAGGACGCGTATCACCCGGGAGATGCATGACATCGTCACCCACAACCTGTCCGTCATGGTCGCGCTCACCGACGCCGCCGTCTACGCGCAGCACCGGTCGCCCGACAAGGCCACCACCGCGATGCTCCAGATCTCCGAGACGGGCCGGCAGGCCCTGACCGACATGCGGCGCTCGTTGGGCATCCTGCGGACCGACGAACCGGACGCGGAGCGCCACCCGTTGCCCGGCATCGCACAACTGGAGACCCTCGCCGACCAGATGTGCGCCGCCGGGCTGCCGACCCGCGTCGAGGTCCAGGGCGGCCACACCCACATACCCGCCACCGCACAACTGACCGTCTACCGCCTGGTACAGGAAGCCTTGACCAACACCCTCAAGCACACGCCCACCGGGACACCCGCGAAGGTCCGGATACAGTGCTCGACCGAGAGCGTCACAGTGGACGTCACCGACAGCGGCCCCTGCCCGCCACTTCCCGGCGCCACACCATCCGGCCACGGCATCCCGGGCATGCGCGAGCGCTCGGCCGCCTACGGGGGGAAGTTGCAGGCCGGACCGTTTCCGGGCGGCGGCTGGAGAGTCCGTACCCGCCTCCTCCTCGGCAGCAGCGGATCGGCGTCCGCATGA